A stretch of the Uranotaenia lowii strain MFRU-FL chromosome 3, ASM2978415v1, whole genome shotgun sequence genome encodes the following:
- the LOC129756881 gene encoding ras-like protein 2 isoform X1 — MSRYNQSNPSSYAQTYKLVVVGGGGVGKSAITIQFIQSYFVTDYDPTIEDSYTKQCVIDDVPAKLDILDTAGQEEFSAMREQYMRSGEGFLLVFAVTDHASFDEMYKFHKQILRVKDRDEFPMLMVGNKSDLDHQRVVPLEEAQQLSRQLKIPYIECSAKLRINVDQAFHELVRVVRRFQISERPLIDEKSKRKGGKKKCCIL; from the exons ATGTCCCGTTACAATCAATCCAACCCCAGCAGCTATGCCCAAACCTATAAACTCGTAGTAGTGGGAGGAGGAGGTGTCGGAAAATCTGCAATCACCATCCAATTCATACAG AGCTACTTTGTCACCGATTACGATCCGACCATCGAAGACTCCTACACCAAGCAGTGTGTTATCGATGATGTTCCGGCGAAACTTgata TTTTGGATACTGCCGGCCAGGAGGAATTTAGTGCTATGCGGGAGCAGTACATGAGATCGGGTGAAGGTTTTCTCCTAGTATTTGCTGTAACTGATCATGCCAGTTTCGACGAGATGTACAAATTCCACAAGCAGATTCTACGTGTCAAAGATCGCGATGAGTTCCCAATGCTGATGGTTGGCAACAAATCGGATCTAGATCATCAAAGGGTTGTGCCCCTCGAAGAGGCCCAACAGTTGAGTAGACAGTTGAAAATTCCGTACATCGAATGTAGCGCAAAGCTGAGAATTAATGTAGATCAAGCTTTCCATGAACTAGTTCGTGTAGTTCGAAGATTCCAAATATCCGAAAGACCACTCATTGACGAGAAAAGTAAACGAAAGGGTGGTAAAAAGAAGTGTTGCATTCTGTAA
- the LOC129756881 gene encoding ras-like protein 2 isoform X2 — MSYFVTDYDPTIEDSYTKQCVIDDVPAKLDILDTAGQEEFSAMREQYMRSGEGFLLVFAVTDHASFDEMYKFHKQILRVKDRDEFPMLMVGNKSDLDHQRVVPLEEAQQLSRQLKIPYIECSAKLRINVDQAFHELVRVVRRFQISERPLIDEKSKRKGGKKKCCIL; from the exons ATG AGCTACTTTGTCACCGATTACGATCCGACCATCGAAGACTCCTACACCAAGCAGTGTGTTATCGATGATGTTCCGGCGAAACTTgata TTTTGGATACTGCCGGCCAGGAGGAATTTAGTGCTATGCGGGAGCAGTACATGAGATCGGGTGAAGGTTTTCTCCTAGTATTTGCTGTAACTGATCATGCCAGTTTCGACGAGATGTACAAATTCCACAAGCAGATTCTACGTGTCAAAGATCGCGATGAGTTCCCAATGCTGATGGTTGGCAACAAATCGGATCTAGATCATCAAAGGGTTGTGCCCCTCGAAGAGGCCCAACAGTTGAGTAGACAGTTGAAAATTCCGTACATCGAATGTAGCGCAAAGCTGAGAATTAATGTAGATCAAGCTTTCCATGAACTAGTTCGTGTAGTTCGAAGATTCCAAATATCCGAAAGACCACTCATTGACGAGAAAAGTAAACGAAAGGGTGGTAAAAAGAAGTGTTGCATTCTGTAA
- the LOC129753019 gene encoding uncharacterized protein K02A2.6-like: MNQTLSALPLSFKAETHNDDILQQITRFVDSGWPSKQSTIVNSEIQKFYRRRDGLSMAAGCLMYGERLVIPAKFQKQVLQQLLKRHPEIERMRSIARQYVYWPLIDEDISKLVRACSECASVAKTERKVNLESWPTPEKSWQRVHVDYAGPLDGNHCLIIVNSFSNWPVVIRTQAITSIATMRMLRGVFARFGAPETLVSDNGTQFTSEQFQRFCETNSITYLRTAPFHPQSNGLAKKFVDTFKRSLKKISAGGMMMIDEAIDTFALLSVDTLSQRTWWEISGRTVFPNESGQDEQFNRKHGAKPRSYVPQDLVWAKVFRNNKYSWEPGHVLERIGKVMYNIWLPGLAILIRSHCNQLRTRHEAEGQQSTSSESQLPQVPLNILLDSWGLGNSNPSSEHVAASAWSRPQELLTDLQPQPPPRCHRSTLRRDQPTDSLRTSSQARRQPVRYEPYHLY, from the exons ATGAACCAAACGCTTTCTGCTTTACCGTTATCATTCAAGGCAGAAACCCACAACGATGACATCCTTCAACAAATTACTCGTTTCGTCGATTCTGGATGGCCCTCCAAACAGTCGACTATCGTCAACAGTGAAATCCAGAAATTTTATCGGCGACGCGATGGTCTTTCCATGGCTGCTGGTTGCCTAATGTATGGTGAACGGCTAGTAATCCCCGCCAAATTCCAAAAGCAAGTGTTGCAGCAGCTGCTCAAAAGGCATCCAGAAATCGAGCGAATGCGGTCCATCGCTCGCCAGTACGTCTACTGGCCTCTAATTGACGAGGACATCTCCAAGCTTGTACGGGCCTGCAGCGAATGTGCCAGTGTCGCTAAAACAGAACGCAAAGTAAATCTTGAATCCTGGCCGACACCAGAAAAATCTTGGCAGCGGGTGCATGTGGACTATGCCGGTCCCCTAGATGGTAACCACTGTCTGATTATCGTCAATTCGTTCTCCAATTGGCCAGTAGTTATCCGGACGCAAGCTATTACGTCCATTGCTACCATGCGAATGCTTCGAGGAGTTTTCGCAAGATTCGGAGCGCCAGAAACCTTGGTCTCAGACAATGGCACCCAGTTCACCAGCGAGCAGTTCCAACGATTTTGCGAAACGAATTCCATCACCTATCTAAGAACTGCACCGTTTCATCCCCAATCGAACGGCCTTGCTAAAAAGTTCGTCGATACTTTCAAGAGGTCCCTCAAGAAAATCAGCGCAGGGGGAATGATGATGATAGATGAAGCCATCGACACATTTGCTCTGCTATCGGTCGACACCCTGTCGCAGCGCACCTGGTGGGAAATCTCCGGCAGAA CTGTTTTCCCGAACGAAAGTGGCCAAGACGAGCAGTTCAACCGGAAACACGGTGCCAAGCCGAGAAGTTATGTACCACAAGACCTCGTTTGGGCTAAAGTATTCCGGAACAACAAATACTCTTGGGAACCGGGCCATGTTCTCGAGCGTATAGGAAAAGTGATGTACAACATTTGGTTGCCAGGCCTAGCTATTTTGATCCGTTCCCATTGCAACCAACTACGCACCAGGCATGAAGCGGAAGGCCAGCAATCAACTTCTTCTGAATCCCAACTACCGCAAGTTCCTCTGAACATTCTGCTAGATAGCTGGGGGCTTGGTAACAGCAATCCTTCATCGGAACACGTCGCGGCATCAGCTTGGAGTCGGCCACAAGAACTCCTGACGGATTTGCAGCCGCAGCCTCCGCCACGCTGCCACCGTTCTACCCTTAGACGTGATCAACCAACGGATTCTCTTCGCACATCTTCGCAAGCTCGAAGGCAGCCTGTGAGGTACGAGCCGTATCATCTCTACTAA